The Mustela erminea isolate mMusErm1 chromosome 18, mMusErm1.Pri, whole genome shotgun sequence genome has a window encoding:
- the TMEM132E gene encoding transmembrane protein 132E, with amino-acid sequence MAPRMSGRGGAALLCLSALLAHASGRSHPASPSPPGPQASPVLPVSYRLSRTRLAFFLRDARPPPPAVANGSLQRSEPFVVFQTKELPVLNVSLGPFSTSQVVARELLQPSSTLDIPERLTVNWKVRAFIVRARVPASQPVAQVLFYVAGRDWDDFGVTERLPCVRLHAFRDAREVKSSCRLSGGLATCLVRAELPLAWFGPPAPAAPPTTRRKSPDGLDPEATGESQQAELYYTLHAPDASGGCGGARRGAGPGTGARAESPTQHPLLRIGSISLFRPPPRRALQEHRLDSNLMIRLPDRPLKPGEVLSILLYLAPNSSSPSSPSVEHFTLRVKAKKGVTLLGTKSRSGQWHVTSELLTGAKHSTATVDVAWAQGTPLPPWEGQGPLEILQLDFEMENFTSQSVKRRIMWHVDYRGHSALPDLERAVTELTVIQRDVQAILPLAMDTEIINTAILTGRTVAIPVKVIAIEVTGLVLDVSALVECESDNEDIIKVSSSCDYVFVSGKESRGSMNARVTFRYDILNAPLEMTVWVPKLPLHIELSDARLSQVKGWRVPILPDRRSARESEDEDEEEEERRPSASRGCTLQYQHATLQVFTQFHTTSSEGADQVVPMLGPDWLVEVTDLVSDFMRVGDPRVARMVDSSTLAGLEPGTTPFKVVSPLTESVLGETLLTVTEEKVSITQLQAQVVASLALSLRPSPGSSHTILATTAAQQTLSFLKQEALLSLWLSYSDGTTAPLSLYSPRDYGLLVSSLDERVATVTQDRAFPLVVAEAEGAGDLLRAELTIAESCQKTKRKSVLATTPVGLRVHFGRDEEDPTYDYPGPSQPGHGGGEDEARGAGPPGTAIPAAEAPGPGTASAVPPTEDFLPLPTGFLQMPRGLTDLEIGMYALLGVFCLAILVFLINCIVFVLRYRHKRIPPEGQTSMDHSHHWVFLGNGQPLRVQGELSPPAGNPLETVPACCHGDHHSSGSSQTSVQSQVHGRGDGSSGGSARDQAEDPASSPTSKRKRVKFTTFTTLPTEELAYDSVPAGEEDEEDEEDLGWGCPDVAGTTRPTAPPDLHNYMRRIKEIA; translated from the exons CCTCTGGCCGCTCCCAcccagccagccccagccccccggGGCCGCAGGCCAGTCCCGTGCTGCCGGTCAGCTACCGCCTGTCGCGGACTCGGCTGGCCTTCTTCCTGCGGGACGCGCGGCCCCCGCCGCCTGCGGTCGCCAACGGCTCCCTGCAGCGCTCGGAGCCCTTCGTGGTGTTCCAGACCAAGGAGCTACCCGTCCTCAACGTCTCCCTGGGGCCCTTCAGCACCAGCCAGGTGGTGGCCCGGGAGCTGCTGCAGCCATCCAGCACCCTGGATATCCCTGAGCGCCTGACCGTCAACTGGAAGGTGCGAGCCTTCATCGTCCGCGCCCGCGTGCCCGCCTCGCAGCCGGTGGCCCAGGTGCTGTTCTATGTGGCTGGCCGCGACTGGGACGACTTCGGCGTTACCGAGCGACTGCCCTGTGTCCGCCTGCACGCCTTCCGGGACGCCCGGGAGGTCAAGAGCTCCTGCCGCCTCAGCGGGGGCCTGGCCACCTGCCTGGTGCGTGCTGAGCTGCCCTTGGCCTGGTTcggaccccccgcccccgccgcgccaCCCACCACCCGCCGCAAGTCTCCGGATGGGCTAGACCCCGAGGCCACGGGGGAGAGTCAGCAGGCCGAACTCTACTATACCCTCCATGCCCCCGACGCGTCGGGTGGCTGCGGGGGTGCACGTCGGGGAGCCGGGCCGGGGACCGGCGCCCGCGCGGAGAGCCCCACCCAGCACCCACTGCTGCGCATCGGGAGCATCAGCCTGTTCCGCCCGCCGCCCAGAAGGGCCCTGCAGGAGCACCGGCTGGACAGCAACCTGATGATCCGCCTGCCGGACCGGCCCCTCAAGCCTGGGGAGGTGCTCAGCATTCTCCTCTACCTGGCCCCCaactcctcctctccctccagccccagcgTGGAGCATTTCACACTCAG GGTGAAGGCCAAGAAGGGTGTGACCCTTCTGGGCACCAAGTCACGGAGCGGCCAGTGGCATGTGACCTCAGAGCTGCTGACTGGAGCAAAGCACTCAACAGCCACTGTGGATGTGGCCTGGGCCCAGGGCACGCCGCTGCCCCCCTG GGAAGGCCAGGGGCCGCTGGAGATCCTGCAGCTGGACTTTGAGATGGAGAACTTCACCAGCCAGTCGGTCAAGAGGAGAATCATGTGGCATGTCGACTACCGCGGCCACAGCGCCCTGCCTGACCTGGAGCGGGCGGTCACCGAGCTGACGGTCATCCAGCGGGATGTGCAGGCCATCCTGCCCCTGGCCATG GACACCGAAATCATCAACACGGCTATCCTGACGGGCAGGACGGTGGCCATCCCGGTCAAGGTCATCGCCATCGAGGTGACTGGTCTCGTCCTAGATGTCTCTGCCCTAGTGGAATGTGAATCTGACAATGAGGACATCATCAAG GTATCCAGCAGCTGCGACTACGTGTTTGTAAGTGGAAAGGAGTCGCGCGGGTCCATGAACGCCAGGGTCACCTTCCGCTATGACATCCTCAATGCCCCTCTGGAAATGACAGTCTGGGTCCCCAAGCTGCCCCTGCACATCGAGCTCTCGGATGCACGCCTCAGCCAAGTGAAGGGCTGGAGGGTGCCCATTCTCCCCGACCGGAG GTCGGCCCGGGAGAGTGAggacgaggacgaggaggaggaggagcggcgGCCGAGCGCTAGCCGCGGCTGCACCTTGCAGTATCAACACGCGACTCTGCAGGTCTTCACGCAGTTCCACACAACATCGTCCGAGGGTGCCGACCAGGTGGTCCCCATGCTGGGCCCGGACTGGCTGGTGGAGGTCACTGACCTGGTCAGCGACTTCATGCGGGTGGGGGACCCCCGAGTGGCACGCATGGTGGACAGCAGCACACTGGCGGGCCTGGAGCCAGGCACCACCCCCTTCAAG GTGGTGTCCCCACTGACGGAGTCTGTACTTGGGGAGACGCTGCTAACAGTGACGGAGGAGAAGGTCAGCATCACACAGCTGCAGGCCCAGGTGGTAGCCAGCCTCGCCCTCTCCCTGCGGCCCAGCCCAGGGAGCAGTCACACCATCCTGGCCACCACGGCTGCCCAGCAGACCCTCAGCTTCCTCAAGCAG gaagcccttctAAGCCTCTGGCTTTCCTACAGTGATGGCACCAccgcccccctctccctctacagcCCCCGGGACTACGGGCTGCTGGTGAGCAGCCTGGACGAGCGGGTGGCTACGGTGACCCAGGACCGGGCCTTCCCGCTGGTGGTGGCAGAGGCCGAGGGCGCCGGGGATCTGCTGCGCGCAGAGCTCACCATTGCCGAGAGCTGCCAGAAAACCAAACGCAAGAGTGTGCTGGCCACGACCCCCGTGGGCCTGCGGGTGCACTTTGGGCGGGACGAGGAGGACCCCACTTACGACTACCCGGGCCCCAGCCAGCCGGGCCACGGCGGGGGCGAGGACGAGGCCCGGGGAGCCGGTCCCCCGGGCACAGCGATACCAGCAGCGGAGGCCCCGGGCCCAGGCACTGCCAGCGCCGTGCCACCCACGGAAGACTTCTTGCCGCTGCCCACCGGCTTCCTGCAGATGCCGCGCGGGCTGACGGACCTGGAGATCGGCATGTACGCACTGCTGGGCGTCTTCTGCCTCGCCATCCTCGTCTTCCTCATCAACTGCATCGTCTTTGTGCTGCGCTACCGGCACAAGCGCATCCCGCCCGAGGGCCAGACCAGCATGGACCACTCTCACCACTGGGTGTTCCTGGGCAACGGGCAGCCCCTGCGGGTGCAGGGGGAGCTGTCTCCGCCCGCGGGCAACCCGCTGGAGACCGTGCCTGCCTGCTGCCACGGCGACCACCACAGCAGCGGCAGCTCGCAGACCAGCGTGCAGAGCCAGGTGCACGGGCGGGGCGACGGCTCCTCGGGCGGCTCGGCCCGTGACCAGGCCGAGGACCCTGCCAGCTCGCCCACCTCCAAGCGCAAGCGGGTCAAGTTTACCACCTTCACCACGCTGCCCACAGAGGAGCTGGCCTATGACTCGGTGCCCGCCGgcgaggaggacgaggaggacgaAGAGGACCTGGGTTGGGGCTGCCCGGATGTGGCGGGCACCACGCGGCCCACGGCACCCCCAGACCTGCACAATTACATGCGCAGAATCAAAGAGATCGCGTAG